One segment of Theobroma cacao cultivar B97-61/B2 chromosome 9, Criollo_cocoa_genome_V2, whole genome shotgun sequence DNA contains the following:
- the LOC18589969 gene encoding flavonoid 3',5'-hydroxylase 1, protein MALDTLLLRELTAAAILFFITRYFIRSLLRKSTKTLPPGPKGWPAVGALPLLGSMPHVTLAKLAKKYGPVMYLKMGTCSMVVASTPDAARAFLKTLDLNFSNRPANAGATHLAYNSQDMVFADYGPRWKLLRKLSNLHMLGGKALEDWAQVRTVELGHMLRAMCESSQKGEPVVVPEMLTYAMANMIGQVILSRRVFVTKGSESNEFKDMVVELMTSAGFFNIGDFIPSIAWMDLQGIEREMKKLHKRWDVLLTKMMKEHAATAHERKSKPDFLDIIMDNRENSEGEKLSLTNVKALLLNLFTAGTDTSSSIIEWALAEIMQNPTILNKAHDEMDKVIGRNRRLQESDIPRLAYFQAICKETFRKHPSTPLNLPRVSSQACEINGYYIPRNSRLSVNIWAIGRDPDVWDNPLDFNPERFMSGKNAKIDPRGNDFELIPFGAGRRICAGTRMGIVLVEYILGTLVHSFEWIPPNGGELNMDEAFGLALQKAVPLSAMVRPRLAPSAYVS, encoded by the exons ATGGCACTTGACACATTGCTCCTTCGGGAGCTCACAGCAGCAGCTATTCTCTTCTTTATCACACGTTATTTCATTCGTTCTCTTCTCagaaaatcaaccaaaacgcTTCCCCCAGGCCCGAAGGGGTGGCCGGCTGTGGGTGCTCTTCCACTCCTAGGGTCCATGCCCCATGTCACACTGGCCAAATTAGCCAAAAAATATGGACCTGTCATGTACCTGAAAATGGGAACATGCAGCATGGTGGTGGCCTCAACCCCAGATGCTGCTCGAGCTttccttaaaacccttgactTGAATTTCTCCAATCGACCCGCTAATGCTGGTGCCACCCACTTAGCTTATAACTCTCAAGACATGGTCTTTGCCGACTATGGTCCAAGGTGGAAATTGCTTCGTAAACTGAGCAATCTACACATGCTTGGTGGTAAAGCCCTAGAGGATTGGGCACAAGTCCGTACCGTTGAGCTAGGCCATATGCTTCGAGCTATGTGTGAATCTAGCCAAAAGGGTGAGCCAGTGGTTGTGCCAGAAATGTTGACGTATGCCATGGCCAATATGATCGGCCAAGTGATCCTCAGTCGACGAGTTTTCGTGACGAAGGGGTCAGAGTCCAATGAATTCAAAGACATGGTGGTGGAGCTCATGACCTCTGCCGGGTTTTTCAATATCGGTGACTTTATACCGTCCATTGCATGGATGGATTTGCAAGGGATTGAACGTGAGATGAAGAAATTACATAAAAGATGGGATGTGCTGCTGACAAAGATGATGAAAGAGCACGCGGCAACAGCTCATGAGCGGAAGAGTAAGCCTGATTTCCTTgatattattatggataacAGAGAAAACTCTGAAGGGGAAAAGCTCAGTTTGACCAATGTCAAGGCACTTCTCTTG AATCTATTCACTGCTGGCACGGACACATCCTCTAGCATAATCGAATGGGCATTAGCTGAAATCATGCAAAATCCTACCATACTCAACAAAGCTCATGACGAGATGGATAAAGTCATTGGCAGAAACCGAAGGCTCCAAGAATCTGACATACCCAGACTTGCATACTTTCAAGCCATATGCAAAGAAACATTCCGAAAACATCCATCGACTCCGTTGAACTTACCGCGAGTTTCCTCCCAAGCTTGTGAGATTAATGGCTACTACATCCCAAGAAACTCTAGACTTAGTGTCAACATTTGGGCAATTGGTCGTGACCCTGACGTTTGGGATAATCCACTAGATTTCAACCCTGAAAGATTTATGAGTGGTAAAAATGCCAAAATCGATCCACGTGGAAACGATTTTGAGCTAATTCCATTTGGTGCTGGAAGAAGAATCTGTGCTGGAACCAGGATGGGTATTGTGCTAGTTGAGTACATTTTAGGCACATTGGTGCACTCTTTCGAGTGGATCCCACCAAACGGTGGGGAACTAAACATGGATGAGGCCTTTGGGCTTGCGTTGCAAAAGGCTGTGCCTCTTTCAGCCATGGTTCGCCCACGGCTCGCCCCAAGTGCTTATGTTTCCTAA
- the LOC18589970 gene encoding splicing factor 3B subunit 6-like protein: MTTISLRKGNTRLPPEVNRVLYVRNLPFNISSEEMYDIFGKYGAIRQIRIGTSKETRGTAFVVYEDIYDAKTAVDHLSGFNVANRYLIVLYYQQAKMSKKFDQKKKEEEIARMQEKYGVSTKDK; this comes from the coding sequence atGACGACAATCAGTCTCCGCAAGGGCAACACTCGGCTCCCCCCGGAGGTCAACCGGGTCCTCTACGTTCGAAACCTTCCATTCAACATATCCAGCGAGGAGATGTACGATATCTTCGGCAAATACGGAGCCATTCGCCAGATTCGCATCGGAACCAGCAAAGAAACACGCGGCACCGCCTTCGTCGTTTACGAGGACATCTACGATGCCAAAACGGCGGTGGATCATCTCTCTGGTTTCAACGTCGCGAATAGGTATTTGATTGTCTTGTATTATCAGCAGGCCAAGATGAGCAAGAAGTTTGAtcagaagaagaaggaagaagaaatcgCTCGGATGCAAGAGAAATACGGCGTTTCTACTAAAGataagtaa
- the LOC18589971 gene encoding zinc finger protein ZAT9, which yields MVPGDTSLDFLAQKLNAAEIIKLLEECVEAPDQSQDPTIRVCRYCHREFKSAKALGGHLRIHSQHQSGSKAGIHHLENTGFAFSDLDSQQSSEEDDAGFTCFVCDDGFSSLKLLCQHMRNHREEDYNGIQQPTPPQESTSLSEPQTTVEEGIDEVSPGNDHNQGSSNDLLSYVSNWSATGKRGRKQIDSDKIDGIIYNAVPLRVFYGSQVPWRERRLGDFADSNQSLLKRKKQKTRLSKDVSIESQSGAANSYKTDSEATVEVLGNSEQTTKNNISMATHRGFESRISSKSISRSSHGKLKKPKRAKAVNGVHQCEICGKTFQTGQALGGHKTYHRVKPVVDPSRGVLVQRKAEEQLSGESGQVSDGFSRMPLPRPGELSGEAHPSAQSNQRVTKRLLDFDLNIPYRE from the coding sequence ATGGTGCCTGGAGATACTTCTTTAGATTTCTTGGCTCAAAAGTTGAACGCCGCCGAAATAATTAAGCTCCTGGAAGAATGTGTTGAAGCCCCTGATCAAAGCCAAGATCCAACAATTAGAGTCTGTAGATACTGCCACCGAGAGTTCAAGTCGGCCAAGGCCTTGGGAGGGCATCTTCGGATCCATAGTCAGCACCAGAGTGGGTCAAAAGCTGGAATTCACCACTTGGAGAATACGGGATTTGCTTTCTCGGATCTCGATAGTCAGCAGAGCTCCGAAGAAGACGACGCTGGTTTCACTTGTTTTGTTTGCGATGACGGTTTCTCATCTCTGAAGTTGTTATGTCAGCATATGAGAAACCATCGTGAGGAGGATTACAATGGCATTCAACAGCCAACGCCACCTCAAGAGAGCACTTCGTTAAGTGAACCCCAGACCACTGTCGAAGAAGGGATTGACGAAGTCTCTCCAGGGAATGATCACAATCAGGGGTCTTCTAATGATTTGCTGAGCTATGTATCCAACTGGTCTGCAACTGGTAAGAGAGGACGGAAGCAAATTGATAGTGACAAGATTGATGGCATAATATACAATGCGGTGCCCTTGAGGgtcttttatggatctcaagTTCCTTGGAGGGAAAGGAGACTTGGAGACTTCGCGGATTCCAACCAAAGTTTGTTGAAAAGGAAGAAACAGAAGACAAGGCTCAGTAAAGATGTCTCAATCGAGTCTCAGTCGGGAGCTGCTAATAGCTATAAAACTGACAGCGAGGCTACTGTGGAGGTCTTAGGCAATAGTGAGCAAACGACGAAAAATAACATCTCAATGGCCACTCATCGGGGGTTTGAAAGTCGTATTTCTAGCAAGTCCATATCCAGGTCCAGCCatggaaaattgaagaagccTAAACGTGCAAAGGCGGTGAATGGTGTGCACCAATGTGAGATTTGTGGCAAGACGTTCCAAACCGGTCAGGCACTTGGTGGGCACAAAACGTATCACCGAGTTAAGCCAGTTGTTGATCCATCCAGGGGCGTGTTAGTCCAACGAAAAGCCGAAGAACAATTGTCTGGAGAATCTGGTCAAGTTAGCGATGGATTCAGCAGAATGCCGTTGCCAAGGCCAGGAGAATTGTCTGGAGAAGCCCATCCATCTGCGCAATCTAATCAACGAGTTACTAAGAGGCTGCTAGATTTTGATCTTAATATTCCTTATAGAGAATGA
- the LOC18589972 gene encoding uncharacterized protein LOC18589972 yields MAHRTENNAWMSVPQFGGWDQKGPGATDYSMVFSRARANRKQQKTDIRRSLGNEQEFVAAASLPQPQYQEDSVTKKNKILTYINCCIRP; encoded by the exons ATGGCCCACCGGACGGAG AATAACGCATGGATGTCTGTTCCTCAATTTGGAGGGTGGGATCAGAAAGGTCCAGGAGCCACGGATTATTCAATGGTTTTCTCGCGGGCTCGGGCCAACAGGAAGCAACAGAAGACTGATATTAGGCGTAGCCTTGGAAATGAGCAGGAATTCGTTGCTGCTGCTTCATTACCTCAGCCGCAATACCAGGAAGATTCTGTTACG aagaaaaacaagatcTTGACCTATATTAATTGCTGCATCAGGCCTTGA
- the LOC18589973 gene encoding dihydropyrimidinase, with product MAHSLISLLLLSFLLLFASFPRSQSNQFCDAGIGYRESTCGISPSSSSSKLLIKGGTVVNAHQQEIADVYVEDGVIVAVKPNIKVGDDVTLLDATGKYIMPGGIDPHTHLAMEFMGTETIDDFFSGQAAALAGGTTMHIDFVIPVNGSLVAGFEAYERKAKKSCMDYGFHMAITKWDESVSREMEIMVNEKGINSFKFFMAYKGSLMINDELLLQGLKRCKSLGALAMVHAENGDAVFEGQKRMIELGITGPEGHALSRPAVLEGEATARAIRLARFVNTPLYVVHVMSIDAMEEIAKARKSGQKVIGEPVVSGLVLDDSGLWDPDFITAAKYVMSPPIRESGHDKALQAALSTGVLQLVGTDHCVFNSTQKAFGIDDFRKIPNGVNGIEERMHLVWDTMVESGQISVTDYVRITSTECARIFNLYPRKGAILAGSDADIIIFNPNSSFEIRASSHHSRTDTNVFDGRKGKGKVEVTIAGGRVVWQDDELKVVPGSGKYIEMPPFSYLFNGIDKADAKYLSSLQAPVRRFNSAS from the exons ATGGCTCATTCCTTAATTTCTCTGCTTTtactctcttttcttcttctcttcgCCTCTTTTCCCCGATCGCAGTCAAACCAG TTTTGTGATGCTGGGATTGGATATCGTGAGTCAACGTGTGGGATTTCGCCATCATCGTCGTCGTCAAAGCTGTTGATTAAGGGAGGAACCGTTGTGAATGCTCACCAGCAGGAGATAGCTGATGTTTATGTGGAAGATGGCGTTATTGTTGCTGTCAAGCCTAATATCAAG GTTGGGGATGATGTTACCTTGCTTGATGCCACTGGAAAATACATCATGCCAG GAGGAATTGATCCTCACACGCACCTAGCTATGGAGTTTATGGGTACTGAGACGATCGATGACTTCTTTAGTGGTCAGGCTGCAGCATTAGCAGGTGGAACAACAATGCATATTGACTTTGTTATACCAGTTAATGGTAGCTTGGTAGCAGGTTTTGAAGCCTATGAAAGGAAAGCAAAGAAATCTTGTATGGATTATGGTTTCCATATGGCAATCACAAAATGGGATGAATCAGTTTCAAGGGAAATGGAAATAATGGTTAACGAGAAAG GCATCAACTCTTTCAAGTTTTTCATGGCATACAAAGGGTCTCTCATGATAAATGATGAGCTTCTACTGCAAGGACTGAAGAGGTGTAAGTCTCTTGGTGCCTTGGCTATGGTCCATGCTGAAAATGGAGACGCTGTATTTGAGGGACAGAAGAGAATGATTGAGCTTGGTATTACTGGTCCAGAAGGGCATGCCCTTTCTAGGCCTGCAGTG CTAGAAGGTGAGGCAACTGCTCGAGCAATTCGTTTGGCAAGGTTTGTGAATACGCCTCTTTATGTTGTCCATGTGATGAGCATTGATGCCATGGAAGAAATAGCTAAAGCTCGAAAGTCAG GGCAGAAGGTTATTGGAGAGCCTGTGGTTTCTGGATTGGTCCTTGATGATTCTGGGCTTTGGGATCCTGACTTCATCACTGCAGCAAA GTATGTCATGAGTCCTCCTATAAGGGAATCAGGACATGACAAGGCTCTGCAAGCTGCCCTTTCAACTGGAGTTTTGCAG CTTGTAGGAACTGATCATTGTGTCTTTAATTCTACACAAAAAGCTTTTGGCATTGATGATTTCCGGAAAATTCCCAATGGTGTCAATG GGATTGAGGAGAGGATGCACCTGGTTTGGGATACGATGGTG GAATCTGGCCAAATTTCTGTCACTGATTATGTCCGGATAACAAGCACTGAATG TGCCAGGATCTTCAATCTCTATCCAAGAAAAGGGGCAATTCTTGCTGGATCTGATGCAGATATCATTATATTTAATCCTAACTCGAGCTTTGAAATAAGGGCAAGCTCCCACCACTCTAGAACTGATACTAATGTCTTTGACGGTAGGAAAGGAAAG GGAAAGGTTGAAGTAACAATTGCTGGAGGAAGAGTTGTTTGGCAAGATGATGAGCTGAAAGTTGTTCCTGGTTCTGGAAAGTATATAGAAATGCCTCCCTTCAGTTATCTTTTCAATGGGATTGACAAGGCTGATGCTAAGTACCTATCTTCCCTCCAAGCTCCTGTAAGGCGCTTTAACTCGGCATCTTAA
- the LOC18589974 gene encoding ABC transporter F family member 4, with the protein MGKKKQEESGATAKVKGSSKDVKREKISVSAMLASMDQKPDKTKKGASSLTATSAKPKAKGPKVSSYTDGIDLPPSDEEEEDYASEEEQTLSNRHQRQAFKQLDTSISEKEQKKREKKEMLAAQAAEQAKQEALKDDHDAFTVVIGSRASVLDGDDEADANVKDITIDNFSVSARGKELLKNTSVKISHGKRYGLVGPNGMGKSTLLKLLAWRKIPVPKNIDVLLVEQEVVGDDRSALQAVVSANEELVRLREEVAVLQNSSSAPGGEDGSDLNGDDAGERLAELYEKLQILGSDAAEAQASKILAGLGFTKEMQGRPTRSFSGGWRMRISLARALFVQPTLLLLDEPTNHLDLRAVLWLEEYLCRWKKTLVVVSHDRDFLNSVCTEIIHLHDFKLQFYRGNFDDFESGYEQRRKEMNKKFEIYEKQVKAAKRSGNRVQQDKVKDRAKFAAAKEAAKNKGKGKIDEDEPPAEAPKKWRDYSVEFHFPEPTELTPPLLQIINVSFSYPNRKDFRLSDVDLGIDMGTRVAIVGPNGAGKSTLLNLIAGDLVATEGEVRRSQKLRVGRYSQHFVDLLTMEETPVQYLLRLHPDQEGLSKQEAVRAKLGKFGLPSHNHLTPIAKLSGGQKARVVFTSISMSKPHILLLDEPTNHLDMQSIDALADALDEFTGGVVLVSHDSRLISRVCEDEEKSQIWVVDNGTVTTFPGTFEDYKDELQREIKAEVDD; encoded by the coding sequence atgggaaagaaaaaacaagagGAGAGTGGTGCAACTGCAAAAGTTAAGGGAAGCAGCAAAGATgtgaaaagagagaaaatctCTGTTTCAGCCATGCTTGCTAGCATGGACCAGAAACCTGATAAAACGAAGAAGGGTGCATCCTCTTTGACTGCTACTTCTGCTAAACCCAAGGCGAAGGGTCCAAAGGTTTCATCTTACACTGATGGGATTGATCTCCCACCGTCAGATGAGGAGGAGGAAGATTATGCCTCTGAGGAAGAGCAAACTCTGTCCAACAGGCACCAGAGGCAGGCCTTTAAGCAACTTGATACCTCCATAAGCGAAAAGGAACAGAAGAAACGTGAAAAGAAGGAAATGCTTGCTGCCCAAGCTGCCGAGCAGGCAAAACAGGAGGCCCTTAAAGATGATCATGATGCTTTCACGGTGGTAATTGGTAGTAGGGCTTCTGTCCTTGATGGTGATGATGAAGCAGATGCTAATGTCAAAGATATAACCATAGATAATTTCTCTGTGTCGGCTCGTGGGAAAGAGCTTCTAAAGAATACCTCAGTTAAGATATCTCATGGTAAAAGATATGGTTTGGTTGGACCAAATGGGATGGGAAAGTCTACCTTGTTAAAGCTTCTTGCTTGGAGGAAGATTCCAGTGCCGAAAAATATTGATGTGCTCTTGGTTGAACAGGAGGTGGTTGGTGATGATAGAAGTGCCCTTCAGGCGGTTGTCTCTGCAAATGAAGAGCTAGTAAGGCTTCGAGAAGAAGTCGCAGTTTTGCAAAATTCATCTTCTGCTCCTGGAGGAGAGGATGGCAGTGATCTGAATGGGGATGATGCAGGAGAAAGGCTCGCAGAACTGTATGAAAAGTTGCAGATCTTGGGTTCAGATGCTGCTGAAGCTCAGGCATCAAAGATTCTTGCTGGTTTAGGTTTCACCAAAGAAATGCAGGGTCGTCCTACTCGGTCATTTAGTGGTGGCTGGAGGATGAGAATATCACTGGCTAGGGCACTTTTTGTGCAACCAACACTTTTGTTATTGGATGAGCCAACTAACCACCTTGATCTTAGGGCTGTTCTTTGGTTGGAGGAATATCTATGCCGTTGGAAGAAAACATTGGTGGTTGTTTCTCATGACCGAGATTTTCTTAATTCAGTTTGCACTGAAATTATTCATCTCCATGATTTCAAGCTCCAGTTCTACCGAGGAAActttgatgattttgaatCAGGGTATGAACAGCGTCGTAAAGAGATGAATAAGaagtttgaaatttatgaGAAGCAGGTAAAAGCAGCAAAAAGGTCAGGGAACCGAGTTCAGCAGGACAAGGTAAAAGATCGAGCTAAGTTTGCAGCTGCAAAAGAAGCGGCCAAGAACAAGGGAAAGGGCAAGATTGATGAGGATGAGCCTCCAGCTGAGGCCCCGAAGAAGTGGAGAGATTACAGTGTGGAGTTCCACTTCCCTGAGCCTACTGAACTAACGCCGCCACTTTTACAGATAATAAATGTAAGCTTCAGTTATCCTAATCGGAAGGATTTCAGGCTCTCAGATGTTGATTTGGGTATTGATATGGGGACTCGGGTAGCCATTGTTGGGCCTAATGGAGCTGGTAAATCTACTCTTCTGAACCTTATTGCTGGTGATCTAGTTGCAACAGAGGGTGAAGTACGAAGGAGTCAGAAGTTGAGGGTTGGGAGGTATTCACAACACTTTGTAGATCTACTGACTATGGAGGAGACACCGGTACAGTATCTTCTTCGTCTTCATCCAGATCAAGAGGGACTTAGCAAGCAGGAGGCTGTCCGGGCAAAACTTGGGAAATTTGGACTTCCCAGCCATAATCACCTCACACCAATTGCAAAATTATCTGGAGGGCAGAAAGCTCGAGTTGTTTTTACTTCAATTTCCATGTCAAAACCTCACATACTGCTTTTGGATGAACCTACAAACCATTTGGATATGCAAAGCATAGATGCTCTGGCTGATGCACTAGACGAGTTTACTGGTGGAGTTGTCCTGGTAAGTCATGACTCTAGGCTCATATCACGGGTATGTGAGGATGAAGAAAAGAGTCAAATTTGGGTAGTAGACAATGGGACTGTGACCACTTTTCCTGGTACTTTTGAAGACTACAAAGATGAGCTGCAGAGAGAGATTAAAGCAGAGGTTGATGATTGA